From the genome of Egicoccus sp. AB-alg6-2:
CGAGTCATCCCGCCGGGACCCTCGAGACGCTAGGTCGCGGGCCTGCGTCCCTACCCGGAGACAAACATGAGGGCGTTTTGTACGGGTCGTCGGGTTAACCGGGGGTTCGTCTCGTAGGCGCTGCCACGGTGGCGGATGGCGACAACGCGCACGGTGAGGTCGTCACGGAGTTCGTAGATGATCCGGTAGACGCCGACGCGGTAGGACCGAAGCCCCGTGAGCCGTCCCCGGAGCTCGCGACCGACGTACGGGTCACGTTCGAGTTCACCGAGCGCACCCAGGACAGCGTCTGCTCGCAGGAGGTCGAGCGCGGCCAGGGCCTCCCGCGCCGTGCGGGTGAGGAAGACCCGCGCCACTACGAGCGGGTGCGGGCGGCGTGCTCGGCGCGGACCTCGTCGAACGGGACGAGCTCGCCGGCCGCCGGAGCGGGCCTTCCCGCAAGGTCCGCGCTCGGGTGAATCCCCCGCCAGCGAACCGGGCCACCACATCCGGCGTGAGTTGTCCTGCGCGGTCGGACCCGCGAAAGCCCTCAACCGAGGAGGTCGTCCAGGAAGGGGTTGCGGAAGCGGTGGTCGGGGTCGAAGCGCTCA
Proteins encoded in this window:
- a CDS encoding type II toxin-antitoxin system RelE/ParE family toxin; amino-acid sequence: MARVFLTRTAREALAALDLLRADAVLGALGELERDPYVGRELRGRLTGLRSYRVGVYRIIYELRDDLTVRVVAIRHRGSAYETNPRLTRRPVQNALMFVSG